The Ignavibacteria bacterium genomic interval GTGCAATGACACTTCTGGCGCTCGTAGTTGTTTTTATTTTCTATAAGAATGTCGATCAGTCCTCTGAGACCAGAAAGATCAGGGAAATCTGGAAGAGCTTTACGAGTATACTGACGAACCTGAGGCTTTTGACTCTCATACTAATTATTACGGGCTTCTGGATAATCCAGTCGCAGCTTTATGCAACCATGCCAAAATACGTTTTAAGGACAGTGGGAGAAAGCGCCTCGCCGGAATGGATTGCAAACGTAAATCCTTTTGTAGTAATGACCTCGGTAGTATTTATTACCTCCCTTATGAGCAAGGTTAAGGCAATTACGAGCATGACGGTCGGCATGTTCCTCATGCCGGTCTCAGCCCTCTGCATGGCATCAAGCCCTCTGCTTTCGTCGTTAACCGGCGGAGAGGTTTCCTTCTTCGGGTTCTTCTCGGCTCATCCGGTAACAGTAATGATGATTATTGGTATTACTTTTCAGGGGTTTGCAGAATGTTTTATTTCCCCGCGCTATCTTGAGTTCTTCTCGCTTCAGGCGCCGAAAGGGGAAGAGGGGCTGTATATGGGTTTCAGCCACCTGCATTCATTTTTTGCATACCTTCTCGGCTTTGGAATCTCGGGTTATCTGCTTACAGCTTACGTGCCTGAGCGTGCGGGCCTGAGTGCCGAAGGGATAAAAACGGCATACCTTCACGCACATTATGTATGGTATTACTTTGCCGCAATAGGATTTACCGCTGCTGTTGCGCTGGTTATTTATAACAAGATAACAAGCCGCATGGATAAGAACCTTTCAAAATAGCCCCCGGGTGTTCTCTGCATGCAGATGCCCTGCCTTTGGCTTCTAACTGAGGCTTCAGGCTGAGGCTTCAGGCGGGCCATCTGCATGGCTTTGTTTACAGCAAAAGCAATTAGTTTTTTTATTCCGCTTTACTTTTCGCATTAATCTTCCGATTATAAAGTAGAATTGGGGATTTCTACTTTTTTTTTGGCGGAGAAAAATAATATGACAGATAAAAAGTTTCTTAACAGCGATGAGGTCTCGGAAATTATAGCAAAGCTGGGGCTTGAGTTTGCAGTTGTACACAACCCGGCACCTTTATATCCCGAAATCGAACTTTATCCGCTTGCTCCAAAGATAACAGCTCCACAGAAGGAACTCTCGGCTGTTTTAATGGACCTTGAAGGGACTGTCTGCTCAACACTGGATTTAAGGCTGCATGCACTTGAGAATACTGTCCGTTCAATAAGCGGCAGGCTGACAAAAGATGAGTGGAAAGGACTTGATCCCCTTATTGATCACCCGAACCTCACGGGAATAGGGACCCCGGAGCAGATCCGCTATCTCATACAGCGCTATCATAACTTTATAAAGCCTGAGGCGATGAAGGAAGCCTATCTGCATTCTGTACTCTGGACAATTATTTCGGGCCACAACGAGGAAAGGAAAGATGAATCCAGATACAGTCTGGAGCAGGTTGGCCTTGGGGAAATGTTAAAAGACAGTAAGCTTCAAGAGCTTATGCTTCAGAAAGAGTTTAATAAGTTTAATTCCAACCTTATCAGGAATTACTTTCTGCACAAATATGGCAGCCTGCTGTCAATAAAGAATTTTGAGGAGGCTGTACGGGCAGCTACAGAGATATTTTTCCAGAATTATCATCAGATGCTGGAGCTTGTCAAGTATGGTGAAGGGAGCAATCTGGCAGAAGAAGTTTCAGGCCAGAGCGAATTGCCGCTTATAAGGCCCCTGCCCTCAATCCCTGTACTCTTTGCCCTGGTAAAAGGATGGCTTGGGGAAGATATCAGCTATTTGTTTGATGAAATGAGAGAGGAGCTTAAGCAAAAAAGCAGCCAGGTTTACCGCATCAGCAGCCAGGAAGAAGCCAGAGAGAAGCTGGTTAAGCTTGGGAAGTTTTTAGAAACTCACCCCCTTAAGTTAGCCCTGGTCACCTCTTCAGGAGGCTATGAGGCAGACATCATACTGGTTGAACTTTTCAACGTCATTTCTCATGAGATAAGGAAATGGAAGATCCCGCAGGCAAAAAAAGAAATGCTCCTGGAAAAGTTTTCTGATTATAAAAACGTAGTTGATGTATTTATAACAGCAGACAAGGTCAGCAGGATCAGGCCAAAGCCTCACCGCGATCTTTTCAGCATTGCATTAAGCAGGCTCGGTATTCCGCATAGCACGTTCAGCCGCATACTGGGCTTTGAGGATTCTGAAAACGGGATCATCGCCCTGCGCGCCTCTGGAATTGGCCTTACGGCGGCGGTACCGGCAACGAGGAATTCGAGGCACGATCTTTCTGCGGCATCTTTCATACTGCAGGGGGGCATAACCGAAGCGTTATTAAACTATAATCTTTTTATAAGTTTGTAAAATAATCTTTTTTGCCGTAAGTATATTCAGTGGATTTTTTATAAATTTGTAATTAATATAAGCTATAGATTAACCCCGGAGCAGTTTTGAGCAGATACATACATACAGAAAGCAAATTCGGCAGTTTCAAAACTATAATCCTGAAAGACACGCTTTCGGGCAGCAGCGTTGAAATTGCACTCAGAGGCGCCACACTGCTGAATTTTTTTATCCCCTTAAAAAATAAGCTCTTCAACATCATTGACGGTTATCAGACCCCAAAGGAACTTGAAGAGCAAAGCGGAGCACGCTCATGCATTATGGCCCCCTTCTCCAACAGGATTGAAGGCGGGTTTTATGAATTTGATGACGCGCAGCACCAGATGTATAACCCCGTAAATCCGCAGCGCGAGGCGATCCACGGCTTTGCAAGGGTGATTGATTTTGAGGTAAAGAAAGTTACAACCGATGAACACAAGGCGGAACTTATACTCTTTACGAACAAGCTCAGGAAAGACGCCTTTAAGGGATATCCTTATGCGGTGGATGTTGAAGTAAAGTTTGTCCTAAAAGACAATGAGCTTCACGTTGATATTACAGGGCACAATAAAGGAACCGAAGCCGCCCCCTTCGGATCGGGCTGGCACCCTTACTTTAAGACCTCGGATGAAGGAGTGGACCACCTGGTTCTTACAATTCCCGCCTCCAGCGTTATAATTGTGGACGAGAAGCTGATACCATTAAGCGGAGAGGATGCATACTTGCCGATCAGTGAGATGCCGGAGGCTGACTTCCGTCCGTCGAAAGACATTTACCAGAATACAATAGGCGACAGAGAGGTAAACTACTGTTATGCGGACCTGCAGGCAGGCAGCGACGGTATAATAAGGTCCACAATAAGGGATCCCAAAAACGGTCTGAAGATTACGGTATTCCAGAAAGGCGGGGTGTTTTATGCCTATTCGGCAGATGAAGTCAAGTATCGCCCCAGGATGTCGATTGCCCTGGAGCCGGTACAGTACATTACAAATTCGTTTAACCGTCCGGAACTAAAAGACAAGATGACGCTGAAGCCCGGCTGTTCGGTTACTTTCAGTTTCGGAGTTATTACAGAAGTTCAGAAATAGCACATATTTATTCAGCAGGCTCCCCGGGATTTACCAGGGGAGCCTTTTTTATAAAAGGCATCTCTTCCCGCCGCTACCTTAAATTTACTTTTCAAATAAAAATTTTTTCTGAATAAAAATACTTTTCGAATAAAAAAGTTTTACTAATACCTCATCCTTAAAAAAGAAATTTGGTCTTTAATGCTCAATCAGGTAATTTTGAAGTGCGGAATTTTAGTGCATTTTTTTGTGCACTAAAATTCCGCGCAATTAATTACGACGATATACAATCAATATGCCCATTTAATATCATAAGGATGCGATAATTGAAAAAGATTGCAGTAATATTCGGCACACGTCCGGATACCATAAAAATGGCTCCAATTATACAGGAAATAAAGAAAAACAGTAAACAGTTTGAACTTTTAACCATTGCCACTGCCCAGCACAGGCAGATGCTCGACCAGGTTCTGCAGGTTTTTGACATTAAACCTGATTACGATCTGAACATCATGAAGCCGAAGCAGACGCTTGCTTCAATAACAAAAAACACGATCGAAGAGCTTGACAACGTCTTCAGCAAAGAAAAGCCCGACATGGTTTTAGTTCAGGGCGATACCACTACAACATTTGTAGGCAGCCTGGCCTCCTTCTACAGGCAGATACCCGTAGGTCACATTGAGGCGGGTCTGAGGACAAACGACAAGGCAAATCCCTTCCCCGAAGAAATAAACAGAAGACTTACGAGCTCAATTACCGAGCTTCACTTTGCCCCCACAGAAACGGCAAAAAAAGCACTCTTAAAAGAAAACATCGATCGCAAAACCGTATTTGTAACGGGAAACACGGTCATTGATGCCCTGAAGGTTTCAGTAAAGAAAAAATACAAGTTTTCGATAATGAAACTGAATGAACTTGTAGGCCAGAAGAAGAAAATCGTACTGCTTACCATGCACAGGAGAGAAAATTGGGGAGCTCCGATGCAGGGTGCCTGCGATGCGGTAAAAAGACTTGCCATGGCTTATCCGGAGCTGAACTTCGTGTTTCCGGTGCATCTTAACCCGATTGTCAGGGATGTCGTATTCCCTACACTGGACAAGATTGAAAATGTGCACCTGATAGAGCCTTTGGATTACATGGACTTCGTAAACCTTATGGCGAAATCCTACCTGATCATAACGGATTCAGGCGGTGTTCAGGAGGAAGGGCCGCACTTCGGCATTCCGATTCTTGTATTAAGAAAAGTTACCGAACGCCCGGAGGCCGTAAAGTACGGGACTGTGAGACTGGTCGGCCTGGATGAAAACAAGATCTATTCAACGGCAAAAAAACTTATAGATGATAAAACATACTATAATAAGATAGCTTCAGCTGTTAACCCTTATGGCGACGGCCTCTCGGCAAAAAGAACGGTTCAGATTATAAAGAACTATTTCGGCCTCTCCAAAGCTGCGGTAAATGAATTCATCCCCAAAGCCGGAAATAAAAAATCCGGAAACAAAAAGTAAAGCCTGCGGTAAAACCTGGCATAAAAACTGCACTTTTATAAAAAAAGCGTGCTGTTTTTATGGAAATTCAGCTCTTTGGGCCCGATCGGGCTCAAAGAGCAGGAAATTTTTACATGTAAATTTTTCCGGTGGTCATTCTACTTCTTTATTAAAAAAGGACCCTTTATACACTTTAATGAAAAGCGCATGAAACATATTAAAATACTCTTTCTTCTACTACTCACATTACTGGCTGTCTCACCAAGCTTTGCAGCAGGAAATGGGAATAAGAAAATACTGATAGTTGTTCAGGGCAGTTCAAACCTCAGAAATTATGCCATTGGCGATGCCAGACAGCTGGCGGCCCTGCTTGGACATTTTCAGACTGATGTCACCTACAAGGGCATGGACGATTACAAGCCCAGGGAATTAAACAGCTACGATTACACATTTTATATCGGTTTTTATGTAAAAGACCCCGTACCTCAGAAGTTTGCTGATGACGTCATAAGGACGAACAAGCCGGTCATATGGATGAACACCGGCATGGCTGAAAGCTCAAATAATAAAACTTTCAAAAATAAGTACGGCTTCTCGGTCTCAAGAATCGATTCCTCTTACCAGTTTGACCAGGTAAAGGCAAACAAAAAGATTTTTACCAAAGGGGAAGGCAAAAACAACATTATTGAAATCTCCGACAGGAAAAAAGTTGTTGTAATGGCTACGGCATATTCCACAAAAAAGAAAATGGAAGTGCCGTACATCATAAAGTCTGATAACCTGATCTACATTGCCGACTCGCCTTTTTCCTATGCTACCGAAACCGACAGGTATCTTCTTTTTGCAGATATGCTTCATGACATTCTGCATGAAAATCACGAGAGCTCTCATTCAGCCATACTAAGAATTGAAGACATAAACCCCACAGACAGCCCGGACAAGATAAGAGAAGTGGTGGATGTACTCTCGGAGCGCGGTATACCTTTTCTTGTCGGCGTAATCCCATTTTATGTAAATCCTGGCGATGGCACAAGGCTCAGCCTTTCGGACAAGCCCGACCTGGTGGATGCTCTTAAGTATGCCGTAAGAAACGGCGGGTCAATCGTCATGCACGGCTCGACTCACCAGTACAGGGGCATTACAGCAGGAGACTTCGAATTCTGGGACGGCAATGCAGACAAGGTTATAAAAAACCAGACAGAAGCAGACATAAGGCAGAAGATTGAAATGGGCATTCAGGAGCTAATGAAAAACGGCCTCTACCC includes:
- a CDS encoding peptide MFS transporter → MTEEEAKKAGRKWNFPFSFWISNLVELFERSAYYAVFIAITLYLTRVVGYSDIWAAWIGGIFSAGLYLLPPFSGAFADKIGFRKAIILAFALLSAGYFTLGALPYKATVLPAIVILMIGGSFIKSIITGTVAKTTNEANRARAFSIFYGMVNVGSFLGKTFAYPLRLKWGLESINFYAGAMTLLALVVVFIFYKNVDQSSETRKIREIWKSFTSILTNLRLLTLILIITGFWIIQSQLYATMPKYVLRTVGESASPEWIANVNPFVVMTSVVFITSLMSKVKAITSMTVGMFLMPVSALCMASSPLLSSLTGGEVSFFGFFSAHPVTVMMIIGITFQGFAECFISPRYLEFFSLQAPKGEEGLYMGFSHLHSFFAYLLGFGISGYLLTAYVPERAGLSAEGIKTAYLHAHYVWYYFAAIGFTAAVALVIYNKITSRMDKNLSK
- the wecB gene encoding UDP-N-acetylglucosamine 2-epimerase (non-hydrolyzing); this translates as MKKIAVIFGTRPDTIKMAPIIQEIKKNSKQFELLTIATAQHRQMLDQVLQVFDIKPDYDLNIMKPKQTLASITKNTIEELDNVFSKEKPDMVLVQGDTTTTFVGSLASFYRQIPVGHIEAGLRTNDKANPFPEEINRRLTSSITELHFAPTETAKKALLKENIDRKTVFVTGNTVIDALKVSVKKKYKFSIMKLNELVGQKKKIVLLTMHRRENWGAPMQGACDAVKRLAMAYPELNFVFPVHLNPIVRDVVFPTLDKIENVHLIEPLDYMDFVNLMAKSYLIITDSGGVQEEGPHFGIPILVLRKVTERPEAVKYGTVRLVGLDENKIYSTAKKLIDDKTYYNKIASAVNPYGDGLSAKRTVQIIKNYFGLSKAAVNEFIPKAGNKKSGNKK
- a CDS encoding aldose 1-epimerase, whose product is MSRYIHTESKFGSFKTIILKDTLSGSSVEIALRGATLLNFFIPLKNKLFNIIDGYQTPKELEEQSGARSCIMAPFSNRIEGGFYEFDDAQHQMYNPVNPQREAIHGFARVIDFEVKKVTTDEHKAELILFTNKLRKDAFKGYPYAVDVEVKFVLKDNELHVDITGHNKGTEAAPFGSGWHPYFKTSDEGVDHLVLTIPASSVIIVDEKLIPLSGEDAYLPISEMPEADFRPSKDIYQNTIGDREVNYCYADLQAGSDGIIRSTIRDPKNGLKITVFQKGGVFYAYSADEVKYRPRMSIALEPVQYITNSFNRPELKDKMTLKPGCSVTFSFGVITEVQK